The DNA segment tattcaaatagaaATGTGCTAATgataaaagggtatttttgtccaaaaaaaaTTCACGGACTTCATAGTAATAATGCAAACTTCAACCACCTCATCTTCCCCGAGTGTGATTGTCCTCATTTTCGGCTTTCGAGCTCCCAATAATTCAGCGCAGATATTTACATGGGTATGAGATACAGCTAATCCTATAAAATATCTTAATCATATGGATGGCAAGGAAGTCAACGAACTCTGTAGTTGCTGATATTTTTTGGAAGAAGATTTTTATATATGGATCAGAAATTTCTCGACCACGATAATTGTAATCCCCAAATATCATCATTTATGATATGATACTGTACAAACTGCTGCTTAAATTCATTTCTTCCGCAGTATAGCTGAGCAACATTTTGGATTTTGTATTGGGAAAGAGATGGAGAAGCAAGCGGCAAGGCGTAGAATCAACTTGATTGCAGGTCACTTTGTTCCCACTGATGACTTATCAGCCAGCCATGTCTTCCCTATGGTATTACTTCTTCTTCCTTTGCTTGTTTTTAGACTAGTAGTGTTGGGTTCAGTGGGTTGGAGGTTTTTGTTTGCTTGGAGGACTCAAAAgttcaatttcttttccttttcctgaaTTTTCTCGACACCCAAACAGCTCATATCTTCTTTTTGGTCATATGGGGTTTTCAAATAGATAAGCCAAATTGCTAGTTTCAAATTGAGGAATTCATAATCTTCCCTATTTTGCCAAGAAATTTGCCGAAcagattaaattttattatgctGCTATATGTATTAATTGAGAGCCTATATAACTTCAGAATATGATTAGATGAAGGTGAAGTCATTGATCATTTGTCTTTCTTCTCTCAGAATTGCAGCAGCAGCTTAAACTCTGCGATCCGTAGGTGTGACAATAGAACGTACTTTGCCCGCCAAGGATCGAGCTCTCAAGGTTGTTTCATGAGGCAGGTTTCAACTGAACAGGTACCCAATAGATTTGTTCTCTGCACTCCTTCATGTTGCTCTGATAATTTTCCGGAGACTGATTCCATGCTGCTTGTTCATTCTGTGTTCTGAAAAAATCTATCAGGGTAGCTCCCCTCAGCCTGGCATGCCTCTCAAATGCTCAGCTTATTCAAATGAGTCTTCCAATACTTCCCAAACACCCTTGTTTTCTAAGCCTGCTAGGGTGGAACCCAACCTCTCATATGTGGGATCCATCCAACCTCTGCCACAAGACTTCAATCTAGCAACTGAGCCTGCCAAGTTTGCCAGGCCTAGTCAACGAGTAAGCGGATCAAAGCAGTTCCGATCCAAGAAGAAAATACATGCTTCTGAAGGTAATGGTGAGTAGCTGCTTGAGGCAGGTCTGAACCCTGCTTTAAGGAAGCTACAactagtttttcttttctttttttgtagtTGTAGTGTTTGATATGATGAGTACTAGATTAATGGATTGAAGTTAACTGAGCTGTTCTGAGTAGGAATTGAGTGGTCTCCAAGGATGGATGTTGCAGAATCAGGATGCAACTATGTTGTGACAGTTGAGCTTCCAGGAGTCGGTACAAATGATATCAGAGTCGAGATTAACAGCCAAAAGTAAGATTTACTACGAAGATTCACATCAGTATATTCAAATCTTTGAATTGAGGTCGAATGCAGCAATCAGCATACACACAAATACACAATGCACTTGGACTAATTTCCTGTTTTGCACATCAATCACATTGGATTAGGTTCAATTTCTTCACCTAGCCATACCATATGATCATGATCTTGAAATCTTTGAATCTAACATATAGTATGTGACAGCCTAATTGTGATGGGTAAACGCTCGACCCAGTGGTGGAAAGTGGCAAGTTGCTCAAACGACTCCATCCCAGCATACCACAAGAGGGAGATTTTACAAGGGCCATACCAGGTGGCGTGGACATTGCCCTTCAATGCCAACAAAGACAGGGTCTCAGCTCAGTTTGTGTAAGTCATACCTTCACATTCTCTTATTTCTTCTTCATATCATCTATACGACCAAAAGTATAAAGTTTGACATGTACAATTACTGATGATGATGGGTGGTGTTGGTGTGCAGGGATGGATTTCTGCAAATTACAATTCCTAAACTTTGAGAATGGGTGTGGGTGAATACATGGGCATACACACTATATCTGTATAAATGAACTGTTTTCTCATTAGCATCATGTATTACTTGTTATATATGTGAGTATGGGGGACCCAAAATTATTGTCATACTAGTAATGGAAAAATAAGTGGTAAAGTACTATGAGCCTTTCATTAATCTTACATTAATAAGTTTAGAATTTTTGGTTTTGGATCTGCAATtctgttagtttagtttatcaTCAAAAATCTGCAATTCTTGAGATTCTTAGTGGATGAAATcttaacatttttcaaaaaattatttattaaaaaaaataaaaagaattatctCTAGAATTCTTGAGAATTCTGGCTCAAGAGCTCTTAAGAACTCATGAAGAattttaaaaccaatttaaGAAACATTTTGGCTCAATTAAAAACCTAATGTCCGCTTTATGTCATAATTTATCCTAATTAACCTTTCTTGTATCTCTCCGCACTTACTATCATTTCGGATTGATTACATAGCAACCTTAATCTTCAGAGGAAAGTAATACATAATCCCCTAAAAAGTCATAAATTAAGATGAATGTTAcaaaattgttaacttaaaCTAAGGAACCTAATGCACTAACCCCTTAAGAAATTTTGTGATATAAACCTCCCAATACTCTTCAACATTTGACGATTCTCATTCTTTGAGTtcgtgagagagagagagagtgttaAGGTAGTCCACtaggtgcattaaggtagtccactaggtgcattaaggtagtccACTAGGTGCACATATGGTATTGCATCGCGAACATGAAGATTAATATAATAACCAAAAAGTAGAACTTAAGGATAGTATCCGTCAAGCACATCTGTTTAATTTGTGTTCTACCGTCTTTAACTCTTTGCTTTTTACATCTACATGGTCTCTAATAGATTTTGTTTATGAAATGCCTTTGGGTGAATAGGTAGTTTTTTCTccctaaatttttatttttaaatttaaagatagAATGTTGGGAAATATTTATGTAGAGTCTAATTGTCAATTGATGTTGATGACAGAACAGTAAAAAGAAGGAATAATGAAATGACTCGTTAAAGAgtacatgtattttaaattatttttaaatagataaagataatattaatttaaaaaactcGAGGGaggttatttttttctatatatttttatattagtgaatcaaaactcacttttgccaaagaaacttacaaggataatgtattttattttatttatgttcaaGGTTGTAGGCAAgagattttaaatttgaatgaaatttaGGATATTATCGTTTAATTTTAAtgctataaaagaataaagataaaataaaaaataaaaaagtttt comes from the Vitis vinifera cultivar Pinot Noir 40024 chromosome 12, ASM3070453v1 genome and includes:
- the LOC100267696 gene encoding uncharacterized protein LOC100267696 isoform X2, producing MEKQAARRRINLIAGHFVPTDDLSASHVFPMNCSSSLNSAIRRCDNRTYFARQGSSSQGCFMRQVSTEQGSSPQPGMPLKCSAYSNESSNTSQTPLFSKPARVEPNLSYVGSIQPLPQDFNLATEPAKFARPSQRVSGSKQFRSKKKIHASEGIEWSPRMDVAESGCNYVVTVELPGVGTNDIRVEINSQNLIVMGKRSTQWWKVASCSNDSIPAYHKREILQGPYQVAWTLPFNANKDRVSAQFVDGFLQITIPKL
- the LOC100267696 gene encoding uncharacterized protein LOC100267696 isoform X1 — protein: MEKQAARRRINLIAGHFVPTDDLSASHVFPMNCSSSLNSAIRRCDNRTYFARQGSSSQGCFMRQVSTEQGSSPQPGMPLKCSAYSNESSNTSQTPLFSKPARVEPNLSYVGSIQPLPQDFNLATEPAKFARPSQRVSGSKQFRSKKKIHASEGNGIEWSPRMDVAESGCNYVVTVELPGVGTNDIRVEINSQNLIVMGKRSTQWWKVASCSNDSIPAYHKREILQGPYQVAWTLPFNANKDRVSAQFVDGFLQITIPKL